In Telopea speciosissima isolate NSW1024214 ecotype Mountain lineage chromosome 10, Tspe_v1, whole genome shotgun sequence, the DNA window TCGGTGCCTTACTCCTCACATTTGGAAGATATTAATGCCACCCAACGATCgaattaatctttttttttttttgatagaaacgATCGCATTAAACTTTACAACtaaatgctctctctctctctctatttagtttttacttttattttttttttatttgttcgtGCACGTACGTGAAGGTATATGGACCCAATAACCTATAGCGATTATCTAGAGATTATGAAAGAACTTGTGGGAGAACGGTTGCCGAAATTTAATGCAACAGAATCAGAGATGTTAAAAGGGTCTTTTGACTTCCTGGGGTTAAATTACTATATTACCTCTTATGCTTTCAATGTTCCTCCAGCCAACCCCAACTATCTAAGCTATCAAACTGATGCTTGCGCCAATACCACCGGTAACTTGAAATCCATACATACATCCATGGAACcctaatattaattaattaattaatggagTGTAATCATAAGACTTATAATTAACTCCCACTCTTGTTCAATATTCAATGCCACAGGTGTTCGAAATGGCATTGCAATTGGTACACCGGTATGAGCTTTAATTACAAACTTACCCATCCCTGTATTATTTTAAGTGATGAAGATAAATAGATCTAGATCCTCTCCAATCACCCATCCATTTGCTGGGAAGACTTGAACATTCATCCCAACATATGCCAATATCTAGGGATGCGTGTCCATGTCCTCCCCACCATTGAATGGATGGTTGGAGATGAACTTTTTCCAAATAAACACAAGGTCAAGGCCAATGAAGTGAAATCTCCACCACATTTGACACGggtcaaaaaggtaaaaatttcGTTTCATTGGCCCTCGCCCCTATGTGGGGGAGGCACTCCACTTAGCCCTCCCTGTCAATATAGTTTCCATATTTTTGTATGGAAAATGGAGTTCTAGGGAACCTTAATTTTCCCAATGTGACACAGTAATCAAATTAATAATAGTAATGTTGCatttgatttattattattattattattttgttttttgcagACTGCTTCACCATGGCTCTATGCATATCCAATGGCCATGGGACAAGTTCTGAATTACATAAATGGGAAATACAACAATCCTCTTATTTACATCATCGAGAATGGTAAGACTAATTAAAGAtccatctttttttcttcctaaaagatcatttatattaaaggaaaaaagaatgaa includes these proteins:
- the LOC122643210 gene encoding beta-glucosidase 12-like, with protein sequence MDPITYSDYLEIMKELVGERLPKFNATESEMLKGSFDFLGLNYYITSYAFNVPPANPNYLSYQTDACANTTGVRNGIAIGTPTASPWLYAYPMAMGQVLNYINGKYNNPLIYIIENGDSQEKAQVLKSLNHTNRIEYFKSHLYYLHRAIRYLCDDGLLLDEVARQKPFDDDYDQHEAYKYFHSCDSKASYTSLDRLINLSLTL